ATCGAGCGATTGCAACAGCGCAAGATACGGCAACGTGCGGCGGACCTTGTTGCGTTGCAGGTGGCCGATCAGATGCCACCGCGCGCCGGGTATGTCTTCCGCCTTGCCCCACAAGGATTGTGGCCGGCTTTCGCCAAGATCGTGGCAGCCGAAATCGAAAAGCTGCCGCGTGAGGGCGTCGGAGACGTATTTGGTCACGCCGATTAGCGTGATTTCCGCGGCGCGGCGGCCGGAGCGCTGAGCCGCCGCGGCGATGCGTTCCTGGACTTCGTCGAGGTTTTGTTTCAGGCGCGCGGAGGAATCCATCGCTCCATCATACTTGCCGCGAGACCTGGCGCATGAGCCGCTATTCGATTTCCACGAGCGTGTCGACGAGGCCGTCGCGGTTGAATTGGGCCACCAGGTAGTCGGAGATCAGGTTGTGGCCGAGCAACGTGCGGTTGCCTTTGTCGCCGAGCGAGCGGTAGATCAACCATTGCTTTTTGCCGATCTGCACGCGATAGCCGACGGCGCGGTCGCGCGACAGGATGACGCGGTCTTCGGCCACGGTGAGTTGCCGCCAGGTGTACGGGGCGCTTTGGCGACGGGGATCGAGGTCGATCCAGAGCGGGACGAACATGCTGGTTCCGGACGCGTGCTGGCGGAGCGTCAGTCCGCCAGAAGTCTGCGACAGTTCGTCGCCGCGGGCCGCGGTGCGCCATTCCGGCAGCGCAAGCGGAAACACTTGATAGGCCCCGCCGCGGGTGTGCAGCATGCCTTCGGTGGTTTCGCTGGCTGGCTCAAAGGCCGCATGGGGCAACAGCGGAAGCGTGGTGCTGTAGTCCCAGAGCGCACCGGTCGTGCCCTGGATGGCGTCGGCGATCAAGAGGAAGCGGTCGTCGCGCGCGAGGAGTACTTGCCGCTGCAGTGTAACGCCCGGCGCGAGTTGCTTTTCGAGTTCGAGATAGATCGCTTCGTCGTCGCTGACCCAGCAGACCTCTTCCCATGGTTTGTCGAGTGACAGCGGTTCGCCGTCGCGGCGGATTTCGGTCTGCCACTCACCCGAGGCGATCACCTCGGACCCGAGCGAGAGTTCCATGGTGGGCGTAGGATCGTTCCACAAGATGGCGAGGCTCGCGGCGTTGCGCGACCAATCGGCACGCAGTAGCGAGGCCTGCGACCACTCGGAATGCACGGCCGGGTCGGGCAGTTTGCCGCGTGACTTGGGTTTGGCGGCCACGTTCAATTTGTTGCGATAGTGCGGCAGCCACAGTCCGGCGAGACGTGCATTCTTGCGCGATCCGAACAGTGCGCCGAGCCATTCCATGAATTGCGGTTCGACGCGTAACGAGCCATTGGCATCGAGCACGGCGGAACCATCGCGCCGCGACCAGTGCAAGAGTTGCGTGTAGACGTGATGCAGCCGCTTGCCGACGTGGGGCGCCCAGAAAGAGCGATCGACGCCTTGTCCCAAGCTAAACGTGCGCGTCCAACACGCGAGTATGCGGCGCAACGACGTTAACTCGCTCGCGGCGCAGAGCCCTTGGCTATCGAGGGCGAGCCGGCAGCCTTCGTCAAGCGTCTGCCGGGATTGTTCGGCGAGCTGTCCGCTGACGGCTAATTCGGGAAACTGAAACGCCAGGGCCAAGGGCAACTCGGCGCTGAGGAGTTGCGTGATCAAGTGGTCTTCGCCAGCCGGCGGAACCGGGGCCATCGCCAGTTCGACCAGGAATTCCCAGGCGTCCCACCACAAGCTCGGCGACGCGGTGCCGGCCAAGCGCGGCAACACCATGGTCCAGGCGATGGCTTCGAGCCCGAGCGCCACGTTGCGCGGCGCGGCGCGCGCGGCGTCGAGCCAGGTTTTCAACTCGCCTTCGACGTGACCGGCGAGACGGCCTTTCTTGCGCGCGAAGTCGTGCAGGCGGACCAGCAGCGCCGCGGTGTCCGGCCCGAGGTCGTGCGGGGCCGCGCCCCAAAGCAACGGGGATGCGCGATCTTTCCAGAGTTTGCTGAGCTTGCCGGGGCGGGTGCGATCGTGCAGATGTTCGGCCCAGGCGCGCCAGCCTTTGCCGGAGACGCGGACGTCTTCGGCGTCGCAGACGCGGCGCGGTGCGCAGAGCGACCAGGCGCGGTGTTGAGGATGTGCCGCGCCGTTACCAATCGGGGCAGCCTTGCCGGAGCGAAGCGATACAGCCATGGATCGTACATTCAAGGAGGGCGCCGCACTTTACCTGATGGGTGGGCCGGCGATATCTTAACACGTGCCGGACGGCATTTCGCCCCCCTGGCCGCGCCACCGCGATTCACGAAGGAACTCTCAACATGTTGCGCAGCCGAAATGTGGAAAACTTGTCGACAGTTCCGCTGGGCCGTGCGGCTTTGGTTTTTTTGCTGCTGTGCGGTGCGGCCACCTGGGCCCAGGCGCAAGAACGCCCTGAGGAAAAGCCTGATGTGAAGAGCCTGATTTTGCCGCCCGGCGACACCGAAGGCTTGAAGCTACTGGAACCGGAAAGCCAGGTCTGGCTCGATCAGGAAAAGAAGCGGCTGGTGATGGCGGGACGGATTTGTCTGCGCGAGGGGCAATTGGAAATGTTTGCCTGCCTGGCCGGCACGAAGGAACACGAATCGGTCGTGGCCGTGGAGGCGAAGGCCTATGTCGTGCATGCGGCGCTGTTGGCCTGCGGCGCCGAGGCCGGTAAGCCGGTGCAGTTTCAGCCAACGTTTCGGCCGGCGTCGGGGACGGAGGTGGCCATCGACATTTATTGGCGCGACAAACAAGGAGAACTGCAGACGGCCAAAGCGCAAGACTGGGTTCGCGATATTCGTACGCAAAAGGAAATGACCCAGAACTGGGTGTTCGCCGGGAGCGGCTTCTGGACCGACGACAAGACAGGACAGAAATTCTATCTGGCCGAGGACGGCGATTTTATTTGCGTCTCCAACTTCGCGAGCGCGATGTTGGACCTGCCGACGGAGAGTTCCCAGTCGGCGGGCTCACTGCTGTTCGAGGCGTTCAAGGATCGCATTCCGGAGCAAGGGACGCCGGTGACGATGGTGCTGACGCCGAAAGTAGAGAAGAATAAGGACGCCGCGAAGAAGCCGGTGAAGAAGCCCGTGACGAAACCGGCTTCGTAAATAATCAAATTGCGCCTGGCTATCGCTTCGGTTCGAGATAGCGATACTGCGGATCGCTGGGATCGTTCACGACGGTCCAGAGTTTGCCGTTGCGGAGGTAGAGCTTTCTTTGCTCTGCGAAATTCAATGGTCGCGCACCGACGCGGCCGAAGACGGCGATTTGTTGGCCGGATTCATCCACCGCGCGATCGCGATCCACCGCTTCGGCGATGCAGAGCGCATGTCCTTCGTGCGGCAGGCGGCGCGTGGCGACCAATGTCGGCACCGGGCGCGGGCTGAAGCCCATCATGCCGGGCGTTTCCGGCGACGTGAGTTGCACGACGCGAAGGCCATTGCGCCCGTCGGCGAGATACGCGAATTCGCTGTTGTTAGTGATGCCTAGTTTCACGTCGTGCAGGTCGTTGATGCAGCCGTCGGCGTTGTAGAACTGCTCGACGCGGGGCGCGGCGGGGTTTTCCACATCGACGATGATCAGTCCGTGCTCGCCGCCGGAGATGTAGGCATACGTCCGTGCCACGTAGATGTTCTTGGCTTCTGGTAGCGGAAGCGTGGTAACGGGGATCGGGCGAGTGAGGTCGGTGACGTCGAACACGCGCAGGCCAACCTTATCGGTGACGAAGGCGTAACGGAACTGCACCGCCACGGCCGTGGGTTGATCGGCGAATTGCTGGTCCAGCACGGCGACGACCGTGGGGCATTGGCTATCCGCGATCGAAACCACGACGACGCCGACATCACAGCAAATGTAGGCGTACTCGCCCGCGATGGTGATGTTCCGCGCGCCGTTGAGAATGCCGTCGGGATTGAAGGTAGATTCGCGGCGGAGGAAGTTGTTCGTGGGATTGCCGTCCAGCAGGGTGCCGACGCCGACGATGATCAGGCCCTCGTATTTGTCGGTGACATAGATGTTGCCGTAGTGGCCGGCGATCGGCGTTTCCCGATTTTCAGGATGTTGGATACGCGTGGGATCGGGGGCGATCGTCGTCGGCGCGACGACCGACGTCGCATACTGCGTGCGGACATAGAGGCGTTGTCCTAGCGGCGAAACCGGCGCGGTGGTGATCCGTTCGGAGAAGGCCTTGTGGTCGATGAAGGCCACGTCGAATACGCGCAGGCCTCCTTCGCCGCAGGCCGCGTAGAGGAACTCGCCGCGCATTTGCAGCGCGAGGATTTCCGGCTTCGAGAGCGGGCGCAATAGCGTGTCGCCGATGTCCTTGCCGGGATGCTCGTGGGCGTGCTCCAATTCCGCGCCACGCTCGACGTGTTCTCGGTGATTGTCCGGATAGGCCATCCGGTGCAACGTGCTGCCGATCACGGCCTGGGGTTCTTCGCGTTCGGTGACGACGACGGCCTCGAAGCCGTGCTCGCCGGCGCCGACGTAACAATAGCGGCCCATGAAGTTGACGAAGTTCGTGCCTTGCATGAGGAGCTGCGCCATGATCGCGTTATTGTTGTTCTGGCGATCGAGATGGCAGTCGTTGCACAGCTTGGTTTCGCCCGCGCCGCGGACGGTGTGCGGGACGTTCGTGCTGAAGGCGATGCCGCTCAGGCCGTCTCCAGAGATGGTTTGCTGCTGGACGTAAATCGATTCGCGATTGCCGTTGTAAGAGCCTACATGCACCGCGCAGCTGGACCGCGCCGGGCCGATCTTGTTGCCGGTCACGTCGCCGTCCTTGGCGAGCATGTAGACTTCGTCGCGCAATGTTTGGAAGTTGTACGACACATAGTTCCGCGCCACGTCCCCTTCGCCGTGCAGGAGCGGCGACTTGACATTCGCCTTTTGCGGCAGATGGCAGCCGTAGCAACTCGGGTTCCAAGAGCTATGGCAGGCGATGCAGTTCATCGAGTTGTTGTCGTGCGCACAATGCTCGCCGGGTTTCGGCTCGCCGTAGACCATCTGGCCTTGGGCGTCGAACCGCACGGTCTTCGCCAAGAGCGCTTTAGCGTTGAAATCCTTGCTGCCGGGCGTGATGGTGTCGCGGACCTGGGTGATTTCCCAGGACAGTGTTTCGTCGACCATCGAGTTTTGCACGATGACATTGCCGCGATCCTCGAAGCGCGGCTTGCCGGAGGGCGTGCGGAATTTGCGCAAATTCGTGCCCCCTTCCGGCGCAGCGGGGCCGGAAGTGATCAGGTTCGCGCGGCCGTTGACCGTGCCATGGCAATCGATGCAGGCGATTTCGATCGCGGCGCGGACCTCGCCGTAGAGCTTCGTGTTGCCATGTACATCCTGGTGGAAATGGCAATCGACGCAGTGCATGCCTTTTTCGAGGTGGATATCCATCAGATGAACCGGCACGCCGTCGCGGGCTTTGCCGCATTGCTGTTCGACGCGCGTCGGCGGCGCCATCGCCGCTTGCAAGAGCTCCGGCTCGTGCGGCGGGACGACTTCTTCCTTGTGATCCAAGAGATTGCCGCGACGATCTTTCTTGAACACCGCGCGGAAAATCCAGCCGTGCCCGTGGAAATCGGCGAACTGCGTGTGACGTAGTTGGGGATTCAATTCGCTCGATCGTTCAAGGAAACCGGGGTCAGACCAGTTGCCGCGCAGCGACGCTTCGTCCGGATTGTTCATCGACGCTTGGACTTGTTCCTCGGCGCTGGGGTTCTTTTGCCGCGCCGGGTACATCAATTCGCCGTCAATTTCATTGTCCCACCAGGTGAAGCCAAGGTAGCTGTTCATCACGTTCGTGCCGGGATGCACATGACAGGTAATACACTGGCTGGTCGGGACGCCGGTTGTGAACTTGTGATCGATGGGATGGCCGCGCTCGCCTTTGGGGATCATCGGATCGGGATTGCAACTCATGCCTAAGTGCCCGGCGCGAGCATACGGCCCGGAATGGACGGGCGAGCGATCGTTGGCGTAGACCATGTGGCAGGCCGTGCAACCGCTGGAGCGATAGTCGCCGGGATGGTCGTTGGTGCCGAGAAAATTCAGCGTGGGATCGAGCAGCCGCGTCTTTTGCAAGCCGATGAACACGGGATCGGTGCGATTCTCCGTGCCCAGGCCACGGATACTCAGTCGCTCGCGCGGACGCCCGGGTTCTTCGAGCCGCTCGGGCAAGCCGGTTTCGGCGCGGAAGCGCCCGCCGCGCTCGAAGATGCGCAGCACGTTGCCAGGCTGCGTAATTTCATAGCGCGGCAGCGGATCGAGATATGGGAGGATCCCCTTGCGCGCGGTTTCCTCCGGCGTCGGCGAAGGGACGGTTTGCAGCCGCTGCGCGACCCCGTTCATGCTGTAGCTTTCGCCGTAGCGCGGCCATTTGTGGGGAACTGAGCCGTTGTTGTAGAGCGCGGCGCCCCAGAGCATCGCGCCATGTGTCATCATGCTCTTGCGCGTGGCGAGCGTTTCCTTGGGATGGCAATTCGTCGTACCGCAACTCAGGTGCGCGATTCGCAAGTCGCCGGGATTGACGAACCGCACGAATTCCGGGCGCTCGTGATTCAGCAGCGTGTAGGAGCGGACCGGATTGCCGGACGTGACCCAGGCGTCGGGGAACAGTGGGAGCACGTGCGCGGCTGCTTTCGACGTGGCCATGGGATCGCCGCCGTGGCAGTCGATGCAGCCGAGCTTGACGGTACGCTTACTATGCGGGTCGCCCGTGTTCTCGTGACATTGAATGCAGCCCCAGCTTTTTTCGTGTGCTTCGTCGGGAGTTTGCCGGGCGAGATCGATGCCCTGTAGCTCCGGCGGCAAGGGATAGGCTTCGCAATCTTCGAGACCCGGCGTATAGGTGGCGCGCGGGGCTGCCGGCAACCTAACAGGCGCATTGTCGCGCGACTCGAACGTCGTCGGGCGAACGCGCGGATCGCGCTGGACCGGTTCGCGTCCCCAGACGACGACGGTCGCCAGCGACGCCACGGTCGCCAACAAGGCGATGTTTCTTAGTCGAGTCGTTCTTGATGGAGCGTTCATATTTCTGTAGCCGACGTCTGTGACTTTGTTGTTCTACGAATCTTTTCCGTCCATGGGAGATGGCAACCACGAACGACACGAAAAGCACGAACGACTTGGAGAGAATCGAATTGCGCTTCAAGGACTTACTGGACGTCGGTTCGGCAGTTGACAAGGAAAGGGCCGCCATGGCTTTCCCAGTCAGCTCACATTTTCGTGCCTTTCGTGTTTTTCGTGGTTCCTTCTGGGATGTGTAGAGCACCGAGGTCTGTGACCTCTTCAGCGCCTGGTTGGGTGATGCATACTACGCAACCGGCCTCACAGAGGCCGGCTACAGAAGGCGGTCAATAGGTTAGCGCGATGTCCATGAAACTTGCAAAGAGTCCGTCGACATCGCCGCGCAAGGGGTTGTACAAATCCTCGAAGCCGGGGCCTGGCAGCAATCCGGAGACGCCGCCGATGATCAGGATGTTGTTGTTCAACAGCGGGCGCCATTCGAGCCCGAGGCTCAGGTCCGTGCCGATTTCCGTATCGATGTGATCTTGAAACGTAAATTGCTGGAGGACTTCGGTTTCCTGAAACCAGAGGAAGTTCACGTTCGAGATCATCTTCAGTTTCGGCGTCAGATCGGCGTCGAAACCGAGGTTGCACAGGTACAAGCCGGGATTCACGAAATTGGCTTGTCCCTGCGTTTTGCTGGAACGCAGGTTGGGAACGATACTGAGCCGATTGACTAAGTTGACGCCGAAGAGTTGGATCGCCTGGCGGTTCCAGTAGCTGAACTCGCCGCCGGCAAAGTTGGGATTGTCGAAGATGGCGTCGAAGCCTTCCGCCTCGCCGTCAAAGACGTCGTTGTCGCCAGACGCCCAAAACGCGGACGCGCGGAAGCGGGCCCAATCGCGGTCGTAGGAGAGTTCCAGCGCCGCCATTTGCGCGTTGATGTCTTGCTTCTGGCCGGCGATGGGATTCATCGAATCTTGCCCGAGCGCCCAATAGAATGCATGGCTGACGTTGACGCGATTGATATGGCCGTTGCCGGCCCAGCCGAGGTAATAGGCGCTGACTTCGTGTTTTTGGTACACGCCGGCGGGATCGGGGCGCACGAGGAAATCGTTGTCGTCGAACTTCTCGCTCGGCTTGTCGCGGTTGTAGTGAAAGCTGAGCTGCGTGGTGTAGCCGGGCCAAATGCAGTCCTGGCGATAGTAGTTGGCGATGACGACGTTTTGATGCCGGTCGTCAAAGGTGTTGAGCTGGCTATTGGTGTCTTTTTCGGTTTCATCGAACCAGATCAGGTTGAACTGGTCGCGGTTCGACAGACGCGTGCCGAACAAGCGCACGCCGCGGTTGATATCGGAGAAGACGAAGCCGCGGAAGTCGCTGACGAATGGCTGCGAGCCGGCGCGAACCGACATGAAGTCATAGTTCGGGCTCAGGTCGGCAAGTTTGGTTTCGACGAACCATTCCTCGAGCGCCCAATCGTCGCGGCCGCGGAAGCGCCCGTTGCGGACGTCGGGGTCGGTGACCGCGAGTTCATTGGCATCGAGATAGTTGGCGTTGAAGACCGGCGTCAGCTTGACTTGCCAGTCCATCGGCTTGAACGAGGCGTCGCCATGGAACACGCTGACCGAGAGACGCGTGTACTGCTGGAAGAAGAACTGGTTCGGGTTGCCGAAGAATTCTTCCTGAAACGGATCGTGCGTGCTCTCGAACGGCGTCGTCGCGGTCGGCACCTGGCGGCGTTCCAGCAGGGTGAGGCTGGCTGCCGTGATGTTCATGAAGGTGTGTTGACCCCAGAGCGGGTAGTCTCCCTTCATCACGTTTTGGTTGTACGGATCCCACCAGTTTCCTTCCTTGTACGGATAGTCGTCGCCGAGCGGATGCCCGCGGCCGTAGCGATCCCAAGGCATGAACCCGGCGCGCCAGCGGTCTTCGACCGGGACGAAATGGCTTGATTGTTGGTACTCGCTCGGCAACACGCCGGACGGCCCGGTATAGCCTGGGGGCAATTCGCTCGGCGTGCGGAACAGCGAGGTCTCGAAGTCGTCGACGGGGGGCGTGATCGGTTCAAGCAGCGGCGCGGCGTCCGGCGCGCGCAGCCAAGTTGGACCGCCGGGCGCTATCGATGCGGTTGGCGGCGGCAATGCCTCGATGGCCGCGACTGGAATGACTTGAGGATCGAAGATCGGCGTGACAACCGGCAATCGCTCGACACTTTGCGACTCAGCGAGTTGCTCCGTGACTGGGACGGAGATTACTGCCGGAGTTTCCAACAATGTTGGCTCAGTGACGACCCGTTCCAGCGAGTCGGTGTTCTCCGCTTCCGATGAACTGTCGTTTTGCGTGACAAAGATGCGGTCGAGCCAGCGTCGTGACGAGGTTTCCGCCGCGGTGGCTGCGTGCTGCGTGGTCAACCACAGCGCGCAGGCGAACGCGCATCGCCAATTGGAGCGATGTGGACTAACGCCATGGTTGGTCGGTCGCGCGTTCACTTCTTGGCTGCGCTTCCTGGTGCGCGCAGGACGCCACCCCGTCGTGACGGCATACGGCACAGTCCTCCTATCGGTCAAAGTCTGCTTAAACGTAAGAGTCGCCTGGAGTTTTCCTGTCTTCGCAACCGAGAAAGACGATGTAAGCAGAACTGTTTATCCAGCTCGCCAAGTTTGCTGGAGTTCTAGGAAGACAGCGCAAAATGCGCAGAGGGCCGCAGGATGTGGTCAAAACTCTGGGCGAAGCAGCGGAAACGCCTGACGACTGCGCCGCGGCCGGCGCCGGAAAAGCTGGAAGCGCGCGCTTTGCTGGCGGCGTCCAGCATCGTGGCGGTGACAGGCGACTGGTTGGGGAACGGCGTCGACACCGCGGGACTCTATAACCAAACGACGGGCGAGTTTTTCATTGCCACGGCGAATGCCACGTCGTTCGCGCAGATCTCCGGGAGCTACGGCCCGGACGGTAATAGCTGGATTCCGTTGGCGGGCGATTGGGACGGCGATGGCGACGACACGCTGGCGCTGTTCGATCCGGCGAGCGGGCGATTCTTTATCAAGAACGACCTCAGCTCGGGCGCTGCGGACCAGGTGTTTCGCTTTGGCCCCAGCGGCGCGAACTGGCAGCCGTTCGCCGGCGATTGGGACGGCAACGGCCAGGATTCCGTCGGTTTGTACGACGCCGCCAACGGCAAGTTCTATCTGAAGAATGCGCTCAGCGCCGGCCCTGCCGATATCACGTTTCAATTCGGGCCTAAGCCGACGAATTGGCGGCCCATTGCCGGCGACTGGGACGGGAACAATGTCGATGGCGTGGGGCTCTACGATGGCGCGCAAGGCCGCGTGTATTTGCGAAATGCGTTGAGCAATGGTCCGGCGGACACCGTGTTTTCGTTGGGGCCGAGCCCCGCGAATTGGCAGCCGCTCGCCGGGGACTGGGACGGCAACAACACGGAAACAGTCGGACTGTATAATCCGGCGTCGGATAAGTTCTTTCTCCGCAACACCAACACCAGCGGTCCGGCGGACAGCGTGTTCTATGTGACGCCGGCGCTCAACAACATTGCGCCCGAGGCGCTGGCGCCACTGACGGCCAGCATCACGGCCGCGCAACTAACGGCGCCGGAGGTCACGCAGTTGCTCGCCCGCGCCGCGGCGGCCACGGCCAGCGAAGACTACGTCATCGCCATCGTCGATCGCCAGGGGCACATTCTGGGCGTGCGCGTTGAGCAAAATGTATTGAATACGTTCGCTGGTCGCGACGACGAGCTGTACTTCGCGATTGATGGCGCCATCGCCAAAGCCCGCACGGCGGCATTCTTCGCGAACGGCGACGCCACTTCCGGTAACGCCACGCCGCTAACATCAAGAACCATTCGATTTATCAGCCAGTCGACGATCACCGAACGCGAGGTCGAAGGGAATCCGAATAGCCTCGACCCTTTGGTGCGCGGGCCAGGATTCGTCGCGCCGATCGGACTGGGCGGTCATTTTCCGCCGGAGATTCAGCACACGCCGCCGGTCGATTTGTTCGGCATCGAACACACGAATCGTG
The DNA window shown above is from Planctomycetia bacterium and carries:
- a CDS encoding YdjY domain-containing protein, producing the protein MLRSRNVENLSTVPLGRAALVFLLLCGAATWAQAQERPEEKPDVKSLILPPGDTEGLKLLEPESQVWLDQEKKRLVMAGRICLREGQLEMFACLAGTKEHESVVAVEAKAYVVHAALLACGAEAGKPVQFQPTFRPASGTEVAIDIYWRDKQGELQTAKAQDWVRDIRTQKEMTQNWVFAGSGFWTDDKTGQKFYLAEDGDFICVSNFASAMLDLPTESSQSAGSLLFEAFKDRIPEQGTPVTMVLTPKVEKNKDAAKKPVKKPVTKPAS